In Cupriavidus basilensis, one genomic interval encodes:
- a CDS encoding helix-turn-helix domain-containing protein: MVSLRQTFAHNLRRLREERGWSQDDLAALIQSDRTSISRIERLAPNVALDKVALLATALGVDARRLLSAGSRDARTTATRGVSPTPQLVGAAVRRHRESAGISQRELGDRVGLDRNHISRIEVGSTNIALDTFEKVATALGVSAADLLGLK; encoded by the coding sequence ATGGTGTCGCTCCGGCAGACCTTCGCTCACAACCTAAGGAGACTCCGCGAGGAGCGAGGTTGGTCACAGGATGACCTGGCTGCGCTCATCCAGTCGGACCGGACCTCTATAAGCCGCATCGAGCGGCTAGCGCCAAACGTTGCGCTTGATAAAGTTGCGCTGTTGGCGACGGCCCTGGGGGTTGATGCTCGCCGCTTGCTGTCCGCGGGAAGCCGTGATGCGAGGACTACCGCAACCCGGGGGGTATCGCCAACGCCGCAACTCGTTGGCGCGGCCGTTCGCCGCCACAGAGAGTCGGCGGGAATCTCGCAACGAGAGCTAGGCGATAGGGTCGGTCTTGACCGCAATCACATATCGAGAATCGAGGTGGGTTCGACAAATATTGCCTTGGACACCTTTGAGAAAGTGGCAACCGCTTTAGGAGTATCGGCCGCAGACTTGCTCGGGCTGAAATAG